A genomic segment from Paenibacillus sp. FSL K6-1096 encodes:
- a CDS encoding pyridoxamine 5'-phosphate oxidase family protein yields MNPVRYKVRECKDEARIEQFLRQARIGYLGLADGNRPYVVPLNYVWMDGKLYFHGAGDGRRNQVMSENSEVCFTVCEEYGTITNPVPAKTDTAYMSVMVFGQAEPVTDLDEATQVLQEMMNKYVPGYYNRPLSKQHVEKYRSAVYGGPVQVCRITPQHLTAKENPVEAESMYKAGAGEGQSV; encoded by the coding sequence ATGAATCCGGTTCGTTACAAGGTTAGAGAGTGTAAGGATGAGGCGAGGATTGAACAGTTTTTACGGCAGGCGAGAATTGGGTATCTGGGATTAGCAGATGGGAATCGTCCCTATGTGGTGCCGCTGAATTATGTATGGATGGACGGAAAATTGTATTTCCACGGGGCCGGGGATGGAAGACGCAATCAGGTGATGAGTGAGAACTCAGAGGTATGCTTCACGGTCTGTGAGGAGTATGGGACGATCACGAACCCCGTGCCCGCCAAGACGGATACCGCTTATATGAGCGTGATGGTCTTCGGCCAGGCAGAGCCGGTGACGGATCTGGATGAAGCTACGCAGGTCTTGCAGGAGATGATGAACAAATATGTGCCCGGTTACTATAACCGGCCGCTGTCCAAGCAGCATGTGGAGAAATACCGGTCAGCCGTGTACGGCGGTCCGGTTCAAGTGTGCCGGATCACTCCGCAGCATCTGACAGCCAAAGAGAATCCGGTTGAAGCAGAGAGTATGTATAAGGCAGGCGCAGGTGAAGGGCAGAGCGTGTGA
- a CDS encoding PLP-dependent aminotransferase family protein: MMFVNRNDPSPIWQQLLNQAIHNITTGIWAPGELLLPTRELAEQLGVSRSTVQLVYEELLSRGYTVTSRRGGTRVSHWNPAIQTTRNTMPEGPVPPSLPLLNSAVDQLQDWFGGHPSQEAEIDFTPHEPYVDRTFQNHWRQSLLHASTAMELSDWSYGNPYGLLQLREQIQRYLLLERGIRIELSQILLTSGAQHSLDLIAQSLLTEGDTVSVEDPGFPAAWMAMNYRRMRVAPVPVDGQGLVVDQLHPESRLVFVTPSHQCAIGSVMSEPRRQQLLHQAVQKQLWIIEDGYDSEFRYRGDPLPTLYSQAPNNTLYLMSFSKMIAPGIRISAIVGPARAIAQLARVQELTYRHLPVMDQLTLAHFIQKGHFMRHMRRVRNVYRRRHEAITKAITSSGLGERFTLSGADTGLHVFLEAEPDCDEEAVTRSALEQGIRVYPLAHYCLTSRRKGWVLGFAKVDESLIGQGIHRLAGLLL; encoded by the coding sequence ATAATGTTCGTCAACCGCAATGACCCAAGCCCGATCTGGCAGCAACTGCTGAATCAGGCCATTCATAATATTACAACCGGCATCTGGGCGCCGGGCGAGCTGCTGCTCCCTACCCGTGAGCTCGCCGAGCAGCTCGGGGTATCACGCTCCACGGTGCAGCTCGTCTATGAGGAGCTGCTGAGCAGAGGGTATACCGTAACCTCCCGGCGGGGCGGAACACGGGTGAGCCATTGGAATCCGGCCATCCAGACAACCCGGAACACCATGCCGGAAGGACCCGTTCCTCCCTCGCTTCCCCTGCTGAACTCGGCGGTGGACCAGCTGCAAGACTGGTTCGGAGGCCATCCGTCTCAGGAAGCGGAGATCGATTTCACCCCGCACGAGCCCTATGTGGACAGAACCTTTCAGAATCACTGGCGGCAATCGCTGCTTCACGCCTCCACCGCAATGGAATTATCCGATTGGTCCTACGGCAATCCCTATGGTCTTCTACAGCTCAGGGAACAGATTCAGCGTTATTTGCTGCTTGAGCGTGGCATACGGATTGAGCTTAGCCAGATTCTGTTGACCTCAGGCGCCCAGCACAGCCTTGACCTGATTGCCCAATCCCTTCTCACGGAGGGAGATACTGTCTCTGTGGAAGATCCCGGCTTCCCTGCCGCCTGGATGGCGATGAACTACCGGCGGATGCGCGTAGCACCAGTACCAGTAGACGGTCAGGGTCTTGTGGTTGACCAGCTCCACCCGGAATCCAGGCTCGTCTTCGTAACCCCATCGCACCAGTGCGCCATAGGCTCCGTGATGTCCGAGCCGCGCAGACAGCAATTGCTGCATCAGGCCGTACAGAAGCAGCTATGGATTATTGAGGACGGTTATGACAGTGAATTCCGCTACCGCGGCGACCCGCTGCCCACGCTCTATAGCCAGGCACCGAATAATACCCTGTATCTGATGAGCTTCTCCAAAATGATTGCCCCAGGCATCCGCATCTCAGCGATTGTCGGTCCGGCCCGGGCCATCGCCCAGTTAGCCCGCGTACAGGAGCTGACCTACCGTCACCTTCCGGTGATGGATCAGCTCACCTTGGCCCACTTCATCCAGAAGGGGCATTTCATGCGCCATATGCGCAGAGTCCGCAATGTGTACCGCCGCAGACACGAAGCCATCACCAAGGCGATAACATCAAGCGGTCTGGGGGAGCGGTTCACCCTGAGCGGAGCAGATACGGGGCTGCATGTCTTCCTTGAGGCGGAACCGGACTGTGACGAGGAAGCCGTAACCCGGTCTGCCCTGGAGCAGGGAATCCGCGTATACCCGCTTGCCCATTACTGCCTTACGAGCCGCAGAAAAGGGTGGGTGCTGGGCTTCGCCAAGGTGGACGAGAGCTTAATCGGGCAGGGAATTCACCGGCTGGCCGGGCTGTTATTATAA
- a CDS encoding MFS transporter encodes MNANMFNIVLPTISKQFELSQSQVSWVITSYMIVYAVGAVTFGKLTEKYRLKDLLTYGLLLFVLGSIAGVAATEYWMIIAGRVAQAGGASVIPAMAMIIPVRYFSPEKRGRALGTSAIGIALGTALGPIVAGMVISVWSWRILFLIPLLSLLTLPVYRKYLNDGESGQAGPIDWLGGLLLAGAVTAILLALTNGSFPSALAGVLMLILFILRIRSAAAPFIHPDIFRNKQYSIILMITFCITAISFSSPYLIPQLLALVNGLSPAYIGIVMLPAAIVTTVLGRKGGKLADEHGNPRLVYIAAALLGIGFLCLSSAAGGSAVLVSLSLIFCVLGQSFMQVAMSNTASQRLTPEQTGVGMGLFSMLTFISAATSTAILGKVLDAGASAAFNPIPKNQASFVFSNIFVVLAVLVVAVSVVYYVQFGRKESGSSGTISRGL; translated from the coding sequence ATGAATGCAAATATGTTCAATATTGTGCTGCCGACGATCAGTAAGCAATTTGAGTTATCGCAATCCCAGGTCAGCTGGGTCATTACCAGTTATATGATTGTATATGCTGTCGGTGCGGTTACTTTTGGCAAATTGACGGAGAAGTACCGGCTGAAGGACCTGCTGACGTATGGATTGCTGCTCTTTGTCCTGGGATCTATAGCTGGGGTAGCCGCCACCGAATATTGGATGATCATTGCAGGCCGTGTAGCTCAGGCAGGCGGGGCATCCGTAATCCCTGCTATGGCGATGATTATTCCGGTCCGTTACTTCTCCCCCGAGAAAAGAGGCCGTGCGCTGGGTACGTCTGCTATCGGGATAGCCTTGGGTACAGCGCTGGGGCCGATTGTAGCCGGTATGGTCATCAGCGTCTGGAGCTGGCGGATTCTGTTCCTCATTCCGTTGCTGTCACTGCTGACCCTGCCAGTCTACCGCAAATATCTGAATGATGGTGAATCGGGGCAGGCGGGTCCAATTGATTGGCTTGGCGGCCTATTGCTGGCTGGGGCGGTAACGGCCATTCTTTTGGCGTTAACGAACGGGAGCTTTCCGTCGGCGCTGGCAGGGGTCCTGATGCTCATCCTGTTTATTCTGCGTATCCGCTCCGCTGCAGCTCCGTTTATCCACCCGGATATTTTCCGGAACAAGCAGTATTCGATCATCCTGATGATTACCTTCTGTATTACGGCCATCAGCTTCAGCTCTCCGTATCTCATCCCGCAGCTGCTGGCGCTTGTAAACGGTCTGTCCCCTGCCTATATCGGAATCGTGATGCTGCCCGCTGCTATCGTTACCACGGTTCTGGGGCGCAAGGGCGGCAAGCTGGCAGATGAGCATGGGAATCCGCGGCTTGTGTATATTGCGGCAGCGCTTCTAGGGATAGGCTTCCTGTGCTTATCTTCAGCCGCTGGAGGATCAGCGGTTCTGGTCTCCCTCTCGCTGATCTTCTGTGTGCTGGGCCAGTCGTTCATGCAGGTTGCAATGTCAAATACGGCCTCGCAGAGATTAACCCCAGAGCAGACGGGAGTGGGGATGGGGCTATTCTCCATGCTCACCTTCATCTCGGCGGCTACCTCGACGGCGATCCTGGGCAAGGTGCTGGATGCTGGTGCTTCTGCGGCGTTCAATCCTATACCCAAGAATCAGGCTTCCTTTGTGTTTAGTAATATTTTTGTGGTGCTTGCTGTTCTGGTTGTTGCGGTGAGCGTGGTCTATTATGTGCAGTTTGGACGCAAGGAGAGTGGATCATCCGGGACCATAAGCAGAGGCTTATAA
- a CDS encoding TetR/AcrR family transcriptional regulator, with translation MMENQPLSTGDKLLAAAVDLFAEKGYKSVTTQEIAAAAGLSEKTLFRKFGTKLNLLERAFDRYHYTQDMARLFNESIVWELHTDLLLVSRTYHEIMNRNRKINMIFIKEGDQLPGFKEYSRTAPEQLMRHLTDYFKAMTEQGKLIPGNPRVQAVQFMVMNYGAFLNNLDDEANFTSVSLEEFITASVQTFTRAFTP, from the coding sequence ATGATGGAGAACCAACCGCTAAGTACCGGTGATAAGCTCCTGGCCGCTGCCGTTGATCTGTTCGCAGAGAAGGGCTACAAGAGTGTGACCACCCAGGAGATTGCGGCGGCGGCAGGCTTAAGCGAGAAGACGCTGTTCCGTAAGTTCGGAACCAAGCTGAACCTCCTGGAGCGGGCCTTCGACCGGTATCATTATACCCAGGATATGGCCAGGCTGTTCAACGAGAGCATTGTCTGGGAGCTTCATACGGATCTGCTGCTTGTCAGCCGGACGTATCATGAGATTATGAACCGCAACCGGAAGATCAATATGATATTTATCAAGGAAGGGGATCAGCTCCCCGGATTCAAGGAGTATAGCAGAACCGCCCCGGAGCAGCTGATGCGTCATCTGACGGATTATTTCAAGGCCATGACCGAGCAGGGGAAGCTGATTCCCGGGAATCCCAGGGTGCAGGCTGTGCAATTTATGGTGATGAATTATGGTGCATTCCTGAATAATCTGGACGATGAGGCCAATTTCACTTCGGTGTCGCTGGAGGAATTCATCACGGCCAGTGTCCAGACCTTTACTAGGGCTTTTACGCCCTAG
- a CDS encoding collagen-like protein — protein MGLLPVPGGGGGFPGIPGLPGVPGVPGGPGFPGGGPGGFPGTPGGAPSGVQAPTSPPPQFVPQAPAVTTYAVDPGGIRGCLFRNTYVWLNNGEQFWFYPVFVGRTSIAGFRWNGFFWGYFGIDLNRISSYTCF, from the coding sequence ATGGGATTATTACCAGTGCCGGGAGGCGGCGGAGGGTTTCCGGGTATACCGGGGTTGCCAGGCGTGCCAGGTGTGCCGGGAGGACCGGGATTTCCCGGCGGAGGGCCCGGAGGATTTCCGGGAACGCCTGGAGGTGCACCGTCAGGGGTGCAGGCGCCGACCTCGCCTCCGCCGCAATTCGTACCGCAGGCACCGGCTGTCACCACGTATGCTGTGGACCCGGGGGGGATTAGAGGCTGCCTGTTCCGCAACACGTATGTCTGGCTGAATAACGGCGAGCAATTCTGGTTCTATCCGGTATTCGTCGGGCGGACTTCGATTGCCGGCTTCCGGTGGAACGGCTTCTTCTGGGGATATTTCGGCATTGATCTGAACCGGATTAGCTCGTACACCTGCTTCTAG
- a CDS encoding NAD(P)-dependent oxidoreductase, whose amino-acid sequence MRLRDKVMLVTGVTGTAGDKIARRCVSEGAEVRGLIRNADQTARCEELGITPILGDLTDGAAIKDALQNVSVIIHAAAYLGEDRSIAEASNIQGVQNLIDGAVSAGVERFVHISTVSVYGHFDQEVELDEASSLAFGHGEVYIATKCESERIVQSAMANGLPSVILRPGVICSEANSHWGDRLIAKLADSGEVDWIHPEDLTPWVHADNLAEMCVLAATQPAAVNQCYNAIDGNYPEQDFTMRIGLALNKKFVIPGGDPIRTAYSCNKIKDELGYSPVQTFEETVARLEQQARGVLRPNGEGDRNGHLLP is encoded by the coding sequence ATGAGACTTCGTGATAAAGTCATGCTCGTAACAGGCGTTACGGGCACGGCAGGAGATAAAATTGCCAGAAGATGTGTTAGCGAGGGAGCGGAGGTCAGAGGACTTATCCGAAATGCGGACCAGACCGCCCGATGTGAAGAGCTTGGCATTACACCCATCCTCGGAGACTTGACGGATGGGGCCGCCATCAAGGACGCCCTTCAAAATGTGAGCGTTATCATTCACGCTGCGGCGTATCTGGGGGAGGATCGGTCCATTGCGGAGGCCTCCAATATTCAGGGAGTTCAGAATCTGATTGACGGTGCTGTATCTGCGGGAGTGGAACGCTTCGTGCATATTTCTACGGTATCGGTCTATGGTCATTTTGACCAAGAGGTGGAGCTGGATGAGGCTAGCAGTCTTGCCTTCGGCCACGGGGAGGTATACATTGCCACCAAATGTGAATCGGAACGGATTGTACAGAGTGCAATGGCTAACGGGTTGCCAAGTGTGATTCTGCGTCCTGGAGTGATCTGCTCTGAAGCTAACTCGCACTGGGGTGACCGGCTGATCGCTAAGCTTGCTGATTCCGGGGAAGTGGACTGGATTCATCCGGAGGACTTAACGCCCTGGGTCCATGCGGACAACCTGGCTGAGATGTGTGTATTAGCAGCGACACAACCTGCGGCTGTGAACCAGTGCTACAATGCGATTGACGGAAATTATCCGGAACAAGATTTTACGATGCGTATCGGGCTTGCCCTGAACAAGAAGTTCGTTATCCCGGGCGGAGACCCTATAAGAACGGCGTATAGCTGCAACAAAATCAAAGACGAGCTGGGCTACAGTCCGGTCCAAACGTTCGAGGAGACCGTTGCCCGGCTGGAGCAGCAAGCTAGGGGAGTGCTAAGACCGAACGGGGAGGGGGACAGAAATGGACACCTTCTACCATGA
- a CDS encoding SMI1/KNR4 family protein encodes MELEKQAAQLKRIKTKLGQALRKDAEFAEFGSSSHQYKLKAKLTAGELADWEAQYGIKLPEPFAGFLTEIGNGGAGPYYGIYPLAQATSYTEPPALQGRAALHPGMTPEEWNLLTEPLTGERDISDEEYEEARNKALGGMLCIGTQGCDYEMYLVLEGKHRGRIVYTSEFYPDHPFFFVYEDNFLDWYERWLDEIILDYHNPWFGTRLPGDENTLIQLYRTTPDENLQIKALEAMFKFKRIAPSTLEFLNNVAEQSPRDSKTAISLLCKTTFAAGRPYLLKLLQSDDAEGALHALTILNTHGKNQDRTEFIPLIRQRLGHIDDAETLRYAGYILKDCDAVDFRDFASFLCHASLDMQTAAVYAVRDCRNKQENWEIIAQMFRTGGTEAVRSTILYWDVIPHEKLLPYYKAIWPEYKRNPNFREKFAACLRELHLQEGYFD; translated from the coding sequence ATGGAGTTAGAGAAGCAGGCTGCGCAACTGAAGCGGATCAAGACAAAGCTGGGGCAGGCCCTGCGCAAGGATGCGGAGTTCGCCGAATTTGGCTCCTCATCGCATCAATACAAGCTGAAAGCGAAGCTTACGGCAGGGGAACTGGCGGATTGGGAGGCACAATATGGGATCAAGCTTCCTGAGCCTTTTGCCGGGTTCCTGACAGAGATCGGGAACGGCGGGGCCGGACCGTATTACGGAATCTATCCGCTTGCACAGGCTACCTCCTATACCGAGCCTCCGGCCCTCCAGGGACGGGCTGCGCTTCATCCGGGGATGACTCCAGAGGAATGGAATCTCTTGACGGAGCCTCTGACGGGGGAGCGGGACATCTCGGATGAAGAATACGAGGAAGCGAGAAACAAGGCGCTTGGCGGAATGCTGTGTATCGGCACCCAGGGCTGCGATTATGAGATGTATCTGGTGCTGGAAGGGAAGCATCGGGGGAGGATTGTGTATACTTCGGAGTTTTATCCCGACCACCCGTTCTTCTTCGTCTATGAAGATAACTTCCTGGACTGGTACGAGCGTTGGCTGGATGAGATTATTCTGGATTATCACAACCCGTGGTTTGGCACCCGGCTGCCGGGTGACGAGAATACGCTCATTCAGTTGTATCGGACCACCCCTGACGAGAATTTGCAGATCAAGGCGCTGGAGGCTATGTTCAAGTTCAAGCGAATCGCCCCATCCACCCTGGAATTCCTTAACAATGTGGCTGAGCAAAGCCCCCGGGATTCCAAGACAGCCATCTCGCTGCTCTGCAAAACAACCTTTGCGGCGGGCAGGCCCTATCTGCTGAAGCTGTTGCAGTCGGATGACGCGGAGGGAGCGCTGCACGCCTTAACCATTCTGAATACTCACGGCAAGAATCAGGACCGGACCGAATTTATTCCGTTGATCCGGCAGCGGCTTGGGCACATTGACGACGCAGAAACCCTGCGTTATGCAGGTTATATCCTCAAAGACTGCGATGCTGTGGACTTCCGCGACTTCGCATCCTTCCTGTGCCATGCCAGCCTGGATATGCAGACGGCTGCGGTCTATGCTGTGAGAGATTGCCGGAACAAGCAGGAGAACTGGGAGATCATTGCACAAATGTTCCGCACTGGAGGAACTGAGGCGGTGCGCAGCACCATTTTATATTGGGACGTTATTCCGCATGAGAAGCTGCTGCCTTACTATAAGGCGATCTGGCCGGAATACAAAAGAAATCCTAATTTCAGGGAGAAGTTCGCCGCTTGCTTGCGGGAGCTGCATTTGCAGGAGGGTTATTTTGACTGA
- the dhaK gene encoding dihydroxyacetone kinase subunit DhaK: MKKIINDPANLVREMCSGLVMAYPQLSFDSKYKIVSRSLPNPDKVTLISGGGSGHEPAHAGLVGPGMLDAAVCGDVFASPSQIQVYQAIRNNTGHKGALMIIKNYSGDMMNFQNAAYLAAEDGLSVDYVKVDDDIAVEDSLYTVGRRGVAGTILVHKVAGAAAEAGLPLAEVKQAAQHAADRVRSLGFAFTSCTVPAKGTPTFQLQDDEMEYGVGIHGEPGIRREKLLTADELAQRMISALLASLNLDQPDGAEVAVLVNGFGATPLQELYLLNHSVIRELAARGVTIRRSLVGNYMTSIDMAGASISLMKLDDELRRWLAEPCDTPALQLRGELEPIQYINPLPWQDSQVEVSLTVETDPGFAILQDEWLRLENIIYLVDKMSEIIIANETPFCELDAHAGDGDFGMSVAKGFKQLKREWKELLQHHSTDIGSFLQACSLIIMEHCGGASGPIWGSAFRSAGKYASGLTSLNTLEVAEMLAASVDGIQATGQRSFGRGAVVGDKTLIDALIPCVEAWKSSAQQKLSLKEAFVRAGEAAVTGAEHTKSIVARMGRAGTVGERSIGYPDAGAYALGVIFTELSNAVQ; the protein is encoded by the coding sequence ATGAAAAAAATAATCAATGACCCGGCTAATCTCGTACGTGAAATGTGCAGCGGTCTGGTAATGGCCTATCCTCAGCTGTCATTCGACAGCAAGTATAAGATTGTCTCCAGATCCCTCCCCAATCCTGATAAAGTAACTCTGATTAGTGGCGGGGGCAGCGGCCATGAGCCGGCACATGCCGGGCTGGTCGGTCCGGGCATGCTGGATGCCGCAGTCTGCGGGGATGTCTTCGCCTCCCCATCCCAGATTCAGGTCTATCAGGCGATCCGCAACAATACAGGCCATAAGGGCGCGCTAATGATTATCAAGAATTACAGCGGAGACATGATGAACTTTCAGAATGCAGCTTATCTGGCAGCTGAGGACGGCTTATCTGTAGATTATGTGAAGGTTGACGATGATATTGCCGTGGAGGACAGCCTCTATACGGTGGGACGAAGAGGAGTTGCAGGCACGATTCTCGTGCATAAGGTTGCCGGAGCAGCGGCTGAGGCTGGTCTGCCGCTGGCCGAGGTGAAGCAGGCTGCCCAGCATGCAGCCGACCGGGTGCGGAGCCTGGGCTTTGCCTTCACCTCCTGTACCGTACCGGCCAAAGGTACGCCGACCTTCCAGCTTCAGGACGATGAGATGGAATATGGGGTAGGGATTCACGGTGAACCTGGCATCCGTAGAGAAAAGCTGCTAACCGCCGATGAGCTGGCACAGCGAATGATCTCTGCCCTGCTGGCCAGTCTGAACCTGGATCAGCCGGATGGCGCAGAGGTGGCGGTGCTGGTCAATGGCTTCGGCGCAACGCCTCTGCAGGAGCTGTACCTGCTCAATCATTCCGTAATCCGCGAGCTGGCTGCGCGGGGCGTCACGATCCGCCGATCACTGGTCGGCAATTATATGACTAGCATAGATATGGCCGGCGCCTCCATAAGCCTGATGAAGCTTGATGACGAACTGCGCAGATGGCTTGCGGAGCCCTGCGACACTCCGGCGCTCCAGTTAAGAGGTGAGTTGGAGCCGATTCAATACATCAACCCTCTTCCGTGGCAGGATTCACAAGTTGAAGTGAGCCTGACAGTCGAGACCGATCCGGGCTTCGCTATCCTCCAGGACGAATGGCTGCGGCTGGAGAATATCATCTACCTGGTGGACAAGATGAGCGAGATTATTATCGCGAATGAGACTCCTTTCTGTGAGCTGGACGCCCATGCAGGTGACGGGGACTTCGGGATGAGTGTAGCCAAGGGCTTCAAGCAATTGAAGCGGGAGTGGAAGGAACTGCTGCAGCATCATTCCACGGATATCGGAAGCTTCCTTCAGGCCTGCTCCCTGATCATTATGGAGCATTGCGGCGGAGCCTCCGGTCCGATCTGGGGGTCAGCCTTCCGGTCCGCCGGTAAATATGCTTCGGGTCTAACTTCGCTGAACACACTGGAGGTGGCCGAGATGCTGGCTGCTTCGGTTGACGGCATTCAAGCCACCGGTCAACGCTCCTTCGGACGGGGAGCAGTTGTGGGTGACAAGACGCTGATAGATGCCCTGATTCCTTGTGTCGAGGCTTGGAAGAGCAGCGCCCAGCAGAAGCTATCCTTGAAGGAAGCCTTCGTCAGAGCGGGCGAAGCGGCTGTCACGGGGGCGGAGCATACGAAATCCATCGTTGCGCGGATGGGCCGGGCCGGAACGGTTGGCGAGCGCAGCATCGGTTATCCTGATGCAGGGGCTTATGCGCTGGGAGTTATTTTCACAGAGCTGTCTAACGCTGTTCAGTAG
- a CDS encoding glycerol dehydrogenase, producing MRRTFISPTKYTQGEDELLQLGYFVSTFGTSALLIAHPDDVKRVQAKLDATSRQFGITLVTGGFQGECSRQEISRLQELARVHQCACTIGLGGGKAIDTAKCVAEGDALIIVPTIAATDAPTSHSAVIYTPEGAFEDYAYFKASPSVVLIDTTVIANAPTRFLVSGMGDALSTYFEARATAASYSNVNAGLPCGVYAGVITEAKGTKAALALARLCYETLMEDGVKAKLASDQNVVTPALENIIETNILLSGLGFESSGLAAAHAIHNGLTAIEGTHHYYHGEKVAFSTLAQLVLENAEQTEIDQVLSFCLSVGLPVCLSDIGVASITHDELMDVARKACIPEESIHSMPFPVTPEAVAAAIAVADQLGQAFKKSKETCA from the coding sequence ATGAGAAGAACCTTTATCAGCCCGACTAAATACACTCAAGGTGAAGATGAACTGCTGCAGCTGGGCTACTTCGTCAGCACCTTCGGCACCTCGGCCCTGCTGATTGCCCACCCGGATGATGTAAAGCGTGTACAAGCTAAGCTTGATGCCACCAGCCGCCAATTCGGAATTACACTGGTGACCGGCGGCTTTCAGGGAGAGTGCTCCCGGCAAGAGATATCCAGACTCCAGGAGCTGGCCCGCGTGCATCAATGTGCCTGTACAATCGGTCTTGGCGGCGGTAAGGCCATTGATACGGCTAAATGTGTTGCGGAAGGTGATGCCTTAATAATCGTTCCTACGATTGCTGCTACGGATGCGCCGACCAGTCATTCGGCTGTTATTTACACACCTGAAGGCGCTTTCGAGGATTATGCCTATTTCAAGGCCAGTCCTTCTGTTGTGCTGATTGACACCACCGTTATTGCCAATGCTCCTACCCGTTTCCTGGTATCGGGGATGGGTGACGCGCTCTCCACTTATTTCGAAGCCAGAGCTACTGCAGCATCCTATTCAAATGTCAATGCGGGGCTTCCTTGCGGAGTATATGCAGGGGTAATTACTGAGGCCAAAGGCACCAAAGCCGCGCTGGCCCTTGCCCGCTTATGCTATGAAACACTGATGGAGGATGGAGTAAAGGCTAAGCTGGCTAGTGATCAGAACGTGGTAACCCCAGCCTTGGAAAATATTATTGAGACGAACATCCTGCTGTCGGGGCTGGGGTTCGAGAGCAGCGGCCTGGCTGCCGCACATGCCATCCATAACGGTCTGACTGCGATTGAAGGCACCCATCATTATTACCATGGGGAGAAGGTAGCCTTCAGCACGCTCGCGCAGCTCGTTCTGGAGAATGCGGAGCAGACAGAGATCGATCAGGTGCTGTCCTTCTGCTTGTCTGTGGGCCTTCCCGTATGTCTGTCCGATATTGGTGTCGCTTCCATAACTCATGATGAGCTGATGGACGTAGCCCGCAAGGCGTGCATTCCGGAGGAGTCGATTCACTCGATGCCGTTCCCGGTTACCCCGGAGGCGGTTGCTGCTGCCATTGCTGTTGCTGACCAGCTGGGCCAGGCCTTCAAAAAGAGCAAGGAGACATGCGCATGA
- a CDS encoding PocR ligand-binding domain-containing protein, with amino-acid sequence MQSKFDLKYIIDMGEWTKLQESLSLVTRMAIIMVDYKGVPVTTHSRCQAFCQTVRSDKEFSPYCQKCDARGGLEAVRLSRPYIYRCHFDILDIAIPIIVDNQYIGALMAGQIRLAEGSNPNLEQIVSRPQQDAMTADRVSKYELLPVMTYEEVVATADMLNHLCNYVVKESILKHELLERNRQYEPLNPQKPKPEVPALPAEPSSASKTPLPAGNAYKTECSNPTLQPAFDYMLSHKEENFSLKSLAHLCHISPSYFSRLFTREMGEHFSLYVARMKIEWAKELLATTDWSVNEISNHLNFCDAGYFIKIFKKHESVTPLFYRTALKDKE; translated from the coding sequence ATGCAATCCAAATTCGATTTGAAGTATATCATTGATATGGGCGAATGGACTAAGCTTCAAGAATCGTTGTCCCTTGTAACCCGCATGGCCATCATTATGGTCGATTATAAAGGCGTACCGGTCACAACACATAGCCGCTGTCAGGCCTTCTGCCAGACCGTCCGCAGTGACAAAGAATTCTCACCCTATTGTCAAAAATGTGATGCGCGCGGAGGGCTGGAGGCGGTTCGTCTAAGCCGTCCCTACATCTATCGTTGCCACTTCGATATTCTCGACATTGCCATCCCTATCATAGTCGATAATCAATACATCGGTGCGCTGATGGCCGGCCAGATCCGGCTTGCGGAGGGAAGCAATCCGAATCTGGAGCAGATTGTATCCCGTCCGCAGCAGGATGCTATGACGGCGGATCGGGTCAGCAAATACGAGCTGCTGCCTGTCATGACGTATGAAGAGGTCGTTGCCACAGCTGATATGCTCAATCATCTATGTAACTATGTGGTCAAAGAATCCATCCTGAAGCATGAGCTGCTGGAGCGGAACCGCCAGTATGAGCCCTTGAATCCGCAGAAGCCGAAGCCGGAGGTGCCGGCTCTTCCGGCAGAGCCGTCTTCGGCTTCCAAGACTCCGCTGCCTGCCGGGAATGCATACAAGACGGAATGTTCTAATCCTACGCTGCAGCCCGCTTTCGACTACATGCTGAGCCACAAGGAAGAGAATTTCTCGCTGAAATCGCTGGCGCATCTTTGCCATATCAGTCCGAGCTACTTCAGCCGCCTGTTCACCAGGGAGATGGGTGAGCATTTCTCGCTGTATGTCGCACGCATGAAGATTGAGTGGGCGAAGGAGCTGCTGGCAACAACAGATTGGTCAGTCAACGAGATTAGCAATCACCTGAATTTTTGCGATGCCGGATATTTCATCAAAATCTTCAAAAAGCATGAATCAGTAACCCCACTCTTCTACCGTACTGCACTCAAAGACAAGGAATGA